One Tunturibacter gelidoferens genomic region harbors:
- the tmk gene encoding dTMP kinase, with product MPRGYFITFEGLDGSGKTTQLRRLATSLESEGHTVITLRQPGGTALGDRIRSILLDSRSEAALGPIAPAAEMALMFADRAQSIAEVILPALAAGSIVLCDRYTDSSEAYQGGGRQLGSERILAMHAAACDNLQPDLTLLLLPSLESSLRRARRRNQRHVEKQGTDENRFEREPDDFYRRIYNKYEEIAAREPQRVATIREDSSIDHIEEIIRNIVLSRLDATEA from the coding sequence ATGCCCCGCGGATATTTCATCACCTTCGAGGGCCTCGACGGCTCCGGAAAGACCACCCAGCTCCGCCGCCTCGCTACCTCACTTGAGTCCGAAGGCCACACCGTCATCACCCTCCGCCAGCCCGGAGGCACCGCCCTCGGCGACCGCATCCGCAGCATCCTGCTCGACTCCCGCTCCGAAGCCGCACTCGGCCCCATCGCCCCCGCAGCCGAGATGGCCCTCATGTTCGCCGACCGCGCCCAGTCCATCGCAGAGGTCATCCTCCCTGCCCTCGCCGCCGGCTCCATCGTCCTCTGCGACCGCTACACCGACTCCTCCGAGGCCTATCAGGGCGGAGGCCGTCAGCTCGGCAGCGAACGCATCCTCGCCATGCACGCCGCCGCCTGCGACAACCTCCAGCCCGACCTCACCCTCCTCCTCCTCCCATCATTGGAATCCTCCCTTCGCCGCGCCCGCCGCCGCAATCAGCGCCACGTCGAAAAGCAAGGCACCGACGAAAACCGCTTCGAACGCGAACCCGACGATTTTTATCGCCGCATCTACAACAAGTACGAAGAGATCGCCGCCCGCGAACCTCAACGCGTCGCCACCATCCGCGAAGACTCCTCCATCGACCACATCGAAGAGATCATTCGCAACATCGTCCTCTCCCGACTCGACGCCACCGAAGCCTGA
- a CDS encoding dienelactone hydrolase family protein yields the protein MILLHGASGPSVGFYREQAEYFSSNGYTVFLPHYFDATKSSDPTMDNYHAWVNVVKTLLSEQRAPTGSAHRKSVLVGYSLGASVALAAGSEEVPVDAIAEWYGSLPDDFFYHLQGMPPLLILHGERDSNIPVENAQQLIKLCGIKQFQCESHIYPDQGHGFSGAALKDADSRTLSFFSRSVQREEAQNDNGKSRRMQNR from the coding sequence TTGATTCTTCTTCATGGCGCGAGCGGGCCAAGTGTGGGGTTCTATCGCGAGCAAGCCGAGTATTTCTCGAGCAACGGCTATACCGTCTTTCTACCTCATTATTTTGATGCGACAAAGTCCAGCGATCCGACAATGGACAATTATCATGCCTGGGTGAACGTAGTGAAGACGCTGCTCAGCGAGCAGAGAGCACCTACCGGATCCGCTCACAGAAAATCAGTATTGGTTGGCTATTCTCTTGGTGCATCGGTCGCCCTGGCGGCGGGCTCTGAAGAGGTACCAGTAGATGCGATTGCTGAATGGTACGGGAGCCTTCCGGATGATTTCTTTTACCATCTGCAGGGGATGCCACCACTTCTAATCCTTCATGGCGAGCGCGACTCTAACATTCCCGTTGAGAACGCCCAGCAACTTATAAAGCTCTGTGGAATAAAACAGTTTCAGTGCGAAAGCCATATCTATCCTGATCAGGGTCATGGATTCTCGGGAGCAGCGTTGAAGGACGCGGATTCAAGAACACTGTCGTTTTTCTCTCGTTCTGTACAACGTGAAGAGGCTCAGAATGACAACGGAAAAAGCAGGAGAATGCAAAACCGCTGA
- a CDS encoding hybrid sensor histidine kinase/response regulator, with protein MMEPPESLRNGSTEMQSTTAQPVRVLLLDDEPTNLHLRSAILRQHGYECVPASTIEEATDLFNNIDIAVLDYHLGAGQFGTEVAALLRRRRPHVPIIILSATIDRYFGGVEDMHLLKGHSSVEDLLDALSSLEAKRRGAPVVVDARDFFYSRIAMAIGSDVLVQIFDEKGVWQYCNDSVAEYLGQPREWFIGRSVFQEMRPFMRDWSDVLQTVCLTRETYIDRTHRGLLAVPRPQEPQLTWSVLAFPITLHDNRSGAVLTARILDKPPTRTSELLPFL; from the coding sequence ATGATGGAACCTCCTGAAAGTCTCCGCAACGGCTCCACCGAGATGCAAAGCACCACAGCCCAACCCGTTCGCGTCCTTTTGCTCGATGACGAGCCCACCAATCTCCATCTCCGCTCCGCCATACTGCGCCAACACGGCTACGAGTGCGTCCCGGCCTCCACCATCGAAGAGGCCACCGACCTCTTCAACAACATCGACATCGCCGTCCTCGACTATCATCTCGGAGCAGGCCAGTTCGGCACCGAGGTAGCAGCTCTCCTCCGCCGCCGCCGCCCCCACGTTCCCATCATCATTCTCTCGGCCACCATCGACCGCTACTTCGGCGGCGTCGAAGACATGCATCTCCTCAAGGGCCACAGCTCCGTCGAAGACCTCCTCGACGCCCTCAGCTCTCTGGAGGCGAAGCGCCGCGGCGCGCCCGTCGTCGTCGACGCCCGCGACTTCTTCTACTCCCGCATCGCCATGGCCATCGGCTCCGACGTCCTCGTTCAGATCTTCGACGAAAAAGGCGTCTGGCAGTACTGCAACGACAGCGTCGCCGAGTATCTCGGCCAACCCCGCGAGTGGTTCATCGGCCGCAGCGTCTTTCAGGAGATGCGTCCCTTCATGCGCGACTGGAGCGACGTCCTCCAGACCGTATGCCTTACCCGCGAGACCTACATCGACCGCACCCATCGCGGCCTGCTCGCTGTGCCCCGCCCACAGGAGCCGCAGCTCACCTGGAGCGTCCTCGCCTTCCCCATCACCCTCCACGACAACCGCTCCGGAGCCGTCCTCACCGCCCGCATCCTCGACAAGCCTCCGACCCGAACCTCCGAGCTCCTACCCTTCCTCTAA
- the lpxD gene encoding UDP-3-O-(3-hydroxymyristoyl)glucosamine N-acyltransferase produces MQSSPKSVTLAALADHLGATLHGDPAARITQVAGIETATPGALAFVANPKYASLAHTTKATAVLVEPDFPELSAATLRLKNPYLAFARAIELFYQAPTYAPGIHPTAAIAPTAQIGANAHIGAYAVIGDHVTIGDNAIILPHVVLYPHAGIGDNFFAHAHAIVREHCQLGDNVTLQNGAIVGADGFGFARQSDGSWYKILQSGPAILEDNVEVQANACIDRASIGETRVHAGAKIDNLVQVGHGSTVGEDTLLCAQVGLAGSTIIGKNVILAGQVGVAGHCTIGDGAIATAQSGIPSDVAPGKVVSGYPAIDNRQWLRSVALFNRLPELLRDIKSKLK; encoded by the coding sequence ATGCAATCCAGTCCGAAATCGGTAACTCTCGCCGCCCTGGCCGATCATCTCGGCGCCACCCTGCACGGCGATCCTGCCGCCCGAATCACCCAGGTAGCCGGCATCGAGACCGCCACTCCCGGTGCCCTCGCCTTCGTCGCCAACCCGAAGTACGCCTCTCTCGCCCACACCACCAAGGCCACCGCCGTCCTCGTCGAACCCGACTTCCCCGAGCTCTCCGCCGCCACCCTCCGCCTCAAAAATCCCTACCTGGCCTTCGCGCGCGCCATCGAACTCTTCTATCAAGCCCCTACCTACGCCCCCGGCATCCACCCCACCGCAGCCATCGCGCCCACCGCACAGATCGGCGCCAACGCCCACATCGGCGCCTACGCCGTCATCGGCGATCACGTCACCATTGGTGACAACGCCATCATCCTCCCCCACGTCGTCCTCTACCCCCACGCCGGCATCGGCGACAACTTCTTCGCCCACGCCCACGCCATCGTTCGCGAACACTGCCAGCTAGGCGACAACGTCACCCTCCAGAACGGTGCCATCGTAGGGGCCGACGGCTTCGGCTTCGCCCGCCAATCCGACGGCAGCTGGTACAAGATCCTCCAATCCGGCCCCGCCATCCTCGAAGACAACGTCGAAGTCCAGGCCAACGCCTGCATCGACCGCGCCTCCATCGGCGAAACCCGCGTCCACGCCGGAGCCAAGATCGACAATCTCGTCCAGGTTGGCCATGGCTCAACCGTAGGCGAAGACACTCTCCTCTGCGCCCAGGTTGGCCTCGCCGGTTCCACCATCATCGGCAAAAACGTCATCCTCGCCGGCCAGGTCGGCGTCGCCGGACACTGCACCATCGGCGACGGAGCCATCGCGACAGCCCAAAGCGGAATTCCCAGCGACGTCGCCCCCGGAAAGGTCGTCAGCGGCTACCCCGCCATCGACAACCGGCAGTGGCTTCGTTCCGTCGCGCTCTTCAATCGACTTCCCGAACTCCTACGCGACATAAAGTCGAAACTAAAATAA
- a CDS encoding DUF6982 domain-containing protein: MSSAHKKVIVRRFTGDTLPGYLPLSGFARNRAIDLLDLSGRVISLAINDIKHICYVRDYNLNDTANPERLTRRTFLAKPRTEGLWLRLTFRSGDLLEGLAPIDLTLADDLINDTGLQLTPPDVRSNTQRIFVPRTSITDLQLLAVITSPSRRKPLPASSVPSLQEDLFTNLIPPNSRPN, from the coding sequence ATGTCCTCCGCGCACAAGAAGGTCATCGTCCGCCGCTTCACAGGAGATACTCTCCCCGGCTATCTGCCGCTCTCCGGCTTCGCGCGTAACCGCGCCATCGATCTCCTCGACCTCAGCGGTCGTGTCATCTCCCTCGCCATCAACGACATAAAGCACATCTGCTACGTCCGCGACTACAACCTCAACGACACGGCCAACCCCGAACGCCTCACCCGCCGCACCTTCCTCGCAAAGCCTCGCACCGAAGGCCTTTGGCTCCGCCTCACCTTCCGCTCCGGCGACCTCCTCGAGGGCCTCGCTCCCATCGACCTCACCCTCGCCGACGACCTCATCAACGACACCGGCCTCCAGCTCACCCCACCCGACGTCCGCTCCAACACACAGCGCATCTTCGTCCCCCGCACCTCCATCACCGACCTCCAGCTTCTTGCCGTCATCACCAGCCCGTCGCGCCGCAAACCCCTCCCTGCCTCTTCAGTCCCCAGCCTGCAGGAAGACCTCTTTACCAACCTCATCCCACCCAACAGCCGCCCCAACTAG